In Hemicordylus capensis ecotype Gifberg chromosome 3, rHemCap1.1.pri, whole genome shotgun sequence, one DNA window encodes the following:
- the LOC128349879 gene encoding uncharacterized protein LOC128349879 produces the protein MGPARPPVPTSPPPSQPMVPANVATIVPPREPTPPLTRQSTIPSESQPSSGEPSPQLPDSEKEEGELSEEEVAPPIPNNARLFSSADFDVLLSKAKRAINDVTPPEQEGTTSTLDQQVFPSSDPPELFLQSSSIQSIQRRQSILMETTIQGKLEALRPQVCQSEYQLQKTMTPLP, from the exons ATGGGGCCAGCTCGGCCACCTGTACCAACCTCGCCCCCTCCATCGCAGCCCATGGTCCCTGCGAATGTGGCTACGATTGTCCCACCTAGGGAACCTACCCCCCCATTGACTAGGCAGTCCACCATACCTTCAGAATCGCAACCATCATCGGGGGAACCATCACCACAGTTACCCGATTCGGAAAAGGAAGAGGGTGAACTGTCTGAAGAGGAGGTAGCCCCCCCGATTCCTAACAATGCAAGATTGTTTTCATCAGCAGACTTTGATGTATTGCTCTCCAAGGCGAAACGCGCCATCAATGACGTTACTCCTCCGGAGCAGGAGGGCACTACCTCCACGTTGGACCAGCAGGTGTTTCCGTCATCAGACCCG CCAGAGTTATTCCTCCAATCAAGCTCGATCCAATCCATTCAGAGGCGCCAATCGATACTCATGGAGACAACGATTCAGGGGAAACTCGAGGCCCTTCGCCCACAAGTCTGCCAATCAGAGtaccaactacaaaaaacaatgaCGCCACTCCCGTAG